A stretch of Kyrpidia spormannii DNA encodes these proteins:
- a CDS encoding adaptor protein MecA, translating to MRIERISDTKVRIFISYDDLEERGIGREEIWQNGRKIQELFWDMMEKAYVEVGFEVVGPIAVEAFTMPAEGVVVVVSQVSSVTDEEEEDDEAEPAIDEEIEPAELCFAFHDFEDAVRAAHALCPKFSEKGRLFAYNARFYFYFPADELTESEQESVAALAEEYGERARTTPAVLEEYGTEVFSERAVGQLCSKFPFAE from the coding sequence ATGCGTATTGAGCGGATCAGTGACACCAAGGTACGCATTTTTATCAGTTACGATGACCTTGAGGAAAGGGGAATCGGCCGGGAAGAGATTTGGCAAAACGGCCGCAAGATCCAGGAACTGTTTTGGGACATGATGGAGAAAGCCTACGTAGAAGTGGGTTTCGAGGTGGTTGGGCCCATCGCCGTCGAGGCCTTCACGATGCCCGCTGAGGGCGTGGTGGTGGTTGTGAGCCAGGTCTCCTCGGTCACCGATGAGGAAGAAGAAGACGATGAAGCCGAACCCGCGATAGATGAGGAGATCGAACCAGCCGAACTCTGTTTCGCATTTCACGATTTTGAAGACGCGGTACGAGCGGCCCACGCCCTGTGCCCGAAGTTTTCAGAGAAAGGGCGTTTATTTGCCTACAACGCCAGGTTCTATTTTTATTTTCCGGCGGACGAGCTGACGGAATCGGAACAAGAATCTGTGGCGGCCTTGGCCGAGGAATACGGAGAACGCGCTCGAACGACGCCGGCAGTTCTGGAAGAGTATGGAACTGAGGTCTTTTCGGAGAGAGCAGTGGGGCAGTTGTGCTCGAAATTCCCATTCGCAGAGTGA
- the sleB gene encoding spore cortex-lytic enzyme yields the protein MARPSQSARWLMHLILSAVVAWSLLAPGTAVWAMSDKTLMKGSRGEDVYELQDRLKFLGLYRGAVDGVFGWNTYWSVRSFQSGHGFSATGQVDDRTRRALLEATKAYKPRHHSSTHVAGGMGKFSANDIKLMANAVYGEARGEPLIGQVAVAAVILNRLDDPRFPKSIPAIIFQPGAFTAVSDGQIWLTPKPEARKAVMDAIQGWDPTDGAVYYFNPATATSKWIWSRPQIKKIGKHIFCR from the coding sequence ATGGCAAGGCCGAGTCAGAGCGCCAGATGGCTAATGCATCTCATCCTCTCGGCAGTGGTGGCGTGGTCATTGCTGGCCCCCGGAACTGCAGTATGGGCGATGTCGGATAAGACTTTGATGAAAGGCAGCCGGGGAGAAGACGTCTACGAATTACAGGATCGCTTAAAATTCCTGGGACTTTATCGCGGTGCCGTAGACGGTGTTTTCGGCTGGAACACCTATTGGTCAGTCCGTTCGTTTCAGAGCGGTCACGGATTCTCCGCTACCGGCCAAGTGGATGATCGTACGCGCCGGGCTTTGCTGGAAGCGACAAAAGCGTACAAACCCCGGCATCACAGTAGCACCCACGTGGCAGGCGGGATGGGCAAATTCTCGGCTAACGACATTAAACTGATGGCCAACGCCGTTTACGGAGAGGCTCGGGGTGAGCCTCTCATCGGCCAGGTTGCGGTGGCTGCGGTCATCCTGAACCGATTGGATGATCCGCGATTTCCGAAGAGCATCCCCGCGATCATTTTTCAACCTGGCGCTTTTACCGCTGTGTCGGACGGCCAAATCTGGCTGACGCCCAAGCCCGAAGCGAGAAAAGCCGTCATGGATGCCATTCAAGGATGGGATCCCACTGACGGAGCGGTGTATTACTTTAACCCTGCGACGGCGACGTCAAAATGGATTTGGTCCAGGCCTCAAATTAAAAAGATCGGGAAACACATCTTCTGCCGGTAA
- a CDS encoding DUF441 domain-containing protein: MLTGELVLVVLIVIGLIGRSHVLTTAACFLLILKLSHLERYFPTLERRGLELGLLFLMIAVLVPLVDGTLTVSDLARVFISPAGIAAMIGGLVATYLNGQGLHLLRQDPSLMIGLVLGSIFGIVFLRGIPVGPLMAAAIAAILVEIWQWLRFLSR; the protein is encoded by the coding sequence GTGCTAACCGGTGAATTGGTATTGGTGGTCCTGATTGTAATCGGCCTGATCGGGCGTTCCCACGTACTCACCACCGCAGCCTGTTTCTTGCTCATCCTGAAACTCTCTCACTTAGAGCGATATTTTCCCACCCTGGAGCGAAGGGGCCTGGAGTTGGGGCTCCTCTTTCTCATGATTGCCGTGCTCGTTCCGCTCGTGGATGGCACGCTGACCGTTTCAGATCTGGCTCGGGTGTTCATCAGTCCGGCCGGCATCGCCGCGATGATCGGAGGCTTGGTCGCCACCTATCTCAACGGCCAGGGGCTGCATCTGCTGCGCCAGGATCCTTCACTCATGATCGGTCTCGTTCTCGGCTCGATCTTCGGGATCGTCTTCCTCCGCGGCATTCCTGTCGGGCCACTCATGGCTGCAGCTATCGCCGCCATATTGGTGGAAATATGGCAATGGCTGCGGTTTCTCTCCCGCTGA
- a CDS encoding MFS transporter, whose product MAESRSPGAGALWAISSVPFIMVLGNSMLIPILPTMQSVLGISQFQASLVVTLFSVPAGLIIPLAGFLSDRLKRKWIIIPSLGLYALGGLVAAIGAWIGQRVFLVILIGRVIQGFGAAGTAPIAMALVSDLFQGGERSRALGLNEASNGLGKVVSPILGAWVGSLLWYGAFLLFPILTIPVMIGLWLAVKEPPLRKGMSATRYWQSFVTIWKRDAHWLLVGYFSGATALFLLFGVLFYVSETLEAVYHLGVFARGTILAVPLTGMCTASYLTGRWIKKNRPLMKGAVVGGLGVVAGTLFLLPFLRSPGWQLGDLVLSGIGTGVVLPSLNTLITGTAEREERGIITSFYGSVRFLGVAAGPPVFSQLMKLPPIWMFGLCAGLAAVAGGLALWFIRVSGHPPSRRNTPFPRPWGTAQKQRA is encoded by the coding sequence GTGGCAGAATCGCGAAGCCCGGGGGCGGGAGCACTGTGGGCGATCAGTTCAGTCCCTTTCATTATGGTTTTGGGGAACTCGATGTTGATCCCGATCTTACCGACAATGCAGTCCGTCTTGGGGATTAGCCAATTCCAGGCCAGTTTGGTGGTAACTCTCTTTTCCGTCCCGGCGGGACTCATTATTCCTCTGGCAGGTTTTCTCTCCGACCGGCTCAAGCGCAAATGGATTATTATCCCGTCTCTCGGCCTCTACGCCCTCGGAGGGCTCGTGGCGGCCATCGGTGCTTGGATCGGCCAACGGGTGTTTCTCGTCATTCTCATCGGACGGGTCATTCAAGGGTTCGGTGCAGCCGGCACCGCGCCCATCGCCATGGCCCTCGTCAGCGACCTCTTCCAAGGCGGGGAACGGAGCCGGGCCCTTGGACTCAATGAGGCGTCCAACGGACTGGGTAAAGTGGTGAGCCCCATTCTCGGAGCCTGGGTGGGCAGCCTCTTGTGGTACGGGGCGTTCCTGTTATTTCCGATTTTGACCATCCCCGTCATGATCGGTTTATGGCTGGCGGTCAAAGAGCCTCCCCTTCGAAAGGGCATGTCTGCGACCCGCTACTGGCAGTCCTTTGTAACAATTTGGAAAAGAGATGCACACTGGCTGTTAGTCGGGTATTTTAGTGGGGCCACGGCTTTGTTTCTTCTTTTTGGCGTCCTTTTTTATGTTTCGGAAACCTTGGAAGCGGTCTACCACCTGGGGGTGTTCGCCCGGGGCACAATCCTGGCCGTCCCACTCACCGGCATGTGCACCGCCTCGTATCTGACTGGGCGCTGGATCAAAAAAAATCGCCCCTTGATGAAGGGAGCGGTGGTCGGTGGGCTCGGGGTTGTAGCTGGGACGTTATTTCTCTTGCCATTTCTTCGCTCCCCGGGGTGGCAGCTCGGTGATCTCGTACTCTCCGGCATCGGCACGGGGGTGGTCCTGCCTTCCCTCAACACCCTGATCACTGGCACCGCCGAGCGGGAAGAACGGGGTATCATCACCTCCTTCTATGGGAGCGTTCGCTTTCTCGGCGTGGCCGCCGGGCCACCGGTTTTCTCTCAACTGATGAAGCTGCCCCCCATCTGGATGTTCGGACTCTGTGCCGGTTTGGCCGCTGTAGCCGGGGGGTTGGCCTTATGGTTTATCCGCGTTTCCGGCCACCCACCCTCCCGCCGGAACACCCCCTTCCCTCGTCCCTGGGGAACCGCCCAAAAGCAGCGGGCATAA
- a CDS encoding IS5 family transposase, with protein sequence MYRATERQMLLPDDFFLPFGGKLNKENRWVKLAQMIPWWKVEEHYGERFKSATKGQKAYSVRVALGSLIIQERLGLSDRETVRQITENPYLQYFIGLPRFQEEPPFHPSLMTHFRKRLGPDVIQQVNEWIVAEKDKPDDSNDPDLDNHGGAGSAQPDDLAKTQTDPETPSNHGKLLLDATCAPADIAYPTDLTLLNEAREKLEAMIDVLHAARRPGRRKPRTYRWKARKAYLAVAKQRRVSPRALRKAIGKQLRFVARDLRILASLRDEVGLEALSRRQYHDLLVIHELYRQQEEMYRKRARRIDDRIVSISQPHVRPIVRGKARANVEFGAKVMISLVDGYARIEHLGWDGFHEGHTLQAAVEAYRDRYGCYPEAVLADKAYRNRENLRYCKQRGIRLSGPPLGRPSQADRAVQARLERQDAAERNAIEGKFGEGKRLYGLGLIRARLRTTSETVIALQLLVMNLERRLRILLYTFFGWLLRLGPLAVFADP encoded by the coding sequence GTGTACCGAGCGACTGAGCGTCAGATGCTGTTGCCCGATGACTTTTTCCTTCCGTTCGGCGGGAAATTGAATAAAGAGAACCGCTGGGTCAAATTGGCTCAGATGATCCCATGGTGGAAGGTCGAAGAACACTACGGCGAGCGATTCAAGTCTGCCACAAAAGGGCAAAAGGCCTATTCGGTTCGGGTGGCACTGGGTTCGTTGATCATTCAGGAACGCTTGGGTCTGAGTGACCGCGAAACCGTTAGGCAGATCACCGAGAACCCGTACCTCCAGTACTTCATTGGGTTGCCGCGCTTTCAGGAAGAGCCACCGTTTCATCCATCTCTGATGACACACTTTCGTAAGCGGCTCGGCCCAGACGTCATCCAGCAAGTCAATGAATGGATTGTTGCAGAAAAGGACAAACCCGATGACTCGAACGATCCGGACTTGGACAATCACGGTGGAGCCGGATCGGCTCAGCCGGACGACCTTGCAAAGACGCAGACGGATCCAGAAACGCCTTCGAACCATGGCAAGCTGTTGCTTGATGCCACGTGTGCCCCGGCCGACATTGCCTATCCCACCGATCTCACGCTGTTGAACGAGGCACGTGAGAAACTGGAAGCCATGATTGACGTCTTGCATGCCGCGCGCCGGCCAGGCCGACGTAAGCCGCGCACTTATCGATGGAAAGCACGAAAGGCATATCTGGCGGTGGCCAAACAGCGCCGGGTCAGCCCACGGGCACTGCGTAAGGCCATTGGGAAGCAACTGCGTTTTGTGGCGCGGGATCTCAGGATCCTGGCCTCCCTGAGAGACGAAGTGGGTCTGGAAGCGCTCAGCCGGCGACAATACCATGATCTGTTGGTCATTCACGAATTGTACCGTCAGCAGGAAGAGATGTACCGGAAGCGAGCCCGGCGAATCGACGACCGAATCGTCAGCATCTCACAACCTCATGTCCGTCCCATCGTCCGTGGCAAGGCTCGTGCGAATGTGGAGTTTGGCGCAAAAGTGATGATCAGCCTGGTGGATGGGTACGCACGGATCGAACACCTCGGGTGGGACGGCTTCCATGAAGGTCATACCTTGCAGGCCGCGGTCGAAGCCTACCGAGACCGGTACGGCTGCTATCCGGAGGCTGTGTTGGCCGATAAGGCCTACCGAAATCGAGAGAATCTGCGTTACTGCAAGCAACGCGGGATTCGCCTGAGCGGTCCTCCCTTGGGCCGTCCGTCGCAGGCGGACCGTGCAGTGCAGGCACGGCTGGAACGGCAGGACGCTGCCGAACGCAATGCCATTGAAGGGAAGTTCGGCGAAGGCAAGCGTTTGTACGGGCTTGGCTTGATTCGAGCACGCCTGCGGACCACCAGCGAGACGGTCATCGCCTTGCAGCTGTTGGTGATGAATCTGGAGCGCCGGCTGCGCATTCTTTTGTACACATTTTTCGGATGGCTCTTGCGGTTAGGCCCCCTTGCCGTATTCGCCGATCCGTGA
- a CDS encoding helix-turn-helix domain-containing protein yields the protein MTHLTPEVVRIVRQFKGMTQAELGKTAGISQRMVAYIEAGACRITERMEPKLRQALGIDDQTIREIQKIYQRVTSDSN from the coding sequence ATGACACATTTGACGCCTGAAGTAGTCCGAATCGTACGCCAATTCAAAGGCATGACGCAAGCGGAGTTAGGCAAGACCGCTGGTATTAGCCAACGAATGGTTGCCTACATCGAGGCAGGCGCATGTCGGATAACAGAGAGAATGGAACCAAAGCTGAGGCAAGCGCTTGGCATTGACGATCAGACGATTCGAGAGATTCAAAAAATTTACCAACGTGTTACAAGCGATTCCAATTGA
- the istA gene encoding IS21 family transposase — MISIEDWTAIRALHARGVSIKAIARQLGISRNTVRRALRGDDPPKYVRKKPSARATDPFLEHIRQMYVEKQLIGTRIYAELQKMGYQGSLSAVHRCLQRLKKEQPHTEVRVQRMETAPGEQAQFDWSEYSVKIGGKEVKVYAYRYILSYSRMRYTHFALNQTLETVLEALECGIRHFGGVPERVLIDNAGQMVVDHRPDGAVRYHPEFLKVMGLYRMDPYACAPYRAQTKGKVERAFYMLEQHFLKGTEFKDFEDLITQGKSFDESENQRVHRRLGQTPLERFEADRAALRPLPERRYVDSVRVLRRVSRDGYISVDHVEYSVPPSYLGREVWVTQPRGAYVEMYGPDGTFLCRHVKSRDTGSIHTLPEHQAPHRERVSVRQRFCEVFPSGAAFYQGLTRRYAHNARYHAARILDMRSTYSDESIEMALKEALAYGATDEKVVLKLLANYPTKPAASSRNVEVQALSRRADTIRPLSYYSQLLH; from the coding sequence TTGATCTCTATCGAGGATTGGACTGCGATTCGAGCACTCCATGCCCGCGGTGTCAGTATTAAGGCGATTGCGCGGCAACTGGGAATTTCGCGCAACACTGTGCGTCGTGCCTTGCGGGGAGACGATCCACCCAAGTATGTGCGAAAGAAGCCGTCGGCTCGGGCAACAGACCCATTCCTGGAGCACATTCGACAGATGTACGTGGAAAAACAATTGATCGGAACACGAATCTATGCGGAGTTGCAGAAGATGGGGTACCAAGGTTCACTTTCTGCGGTTCACCGGTGTCTGCAGCGGCTGAAGAAAGAACAGCCGCACACCGAAGTGCGGGTTCAGCGGATGGAGACGGCTCCAGGTGAACAAGCCCAGTTCGACTGGTCGGAGTACTCAGTAAAGATAGGAGGCAAGGAGGTCAAGGTATACGCGTACCGTTACATTCTCAGTTATAGTCGAATGCGATACACGCACTTTGCGCTGAATCAAACGCTGGAGACGGTCCTGGAAGCTCTGGAGTGCGGGATTCGCCACTTTGGCGGTGTGCCTGAGAGGGTGCTGATCGACAATGCCGGTCAAATGGTCGTGGATCATCGGCCGGATGGAGCTGTACGGTACCACCCGGAATTTCTCAAGGTCATGGGACTGTACCGGATGGACCCGTATGCATGCGCCCCGTACCGCGCCCAAACGAAGGGGAAAGTGGAACGGGCCTTCTATATGCTGGAACAGCATTTCCTCAAAGGGACGGAGTTCAAAGACTTTGAGGACCTCATTACCCAAGGGAAGTCCTTTGACGAATCGGAGAATCAGCGGGTGCACCGCCGGTTGGGACAAACCCCGTTGGAGCGGTTTGAGGCGGACCGGGCGGCTTTACGGCCCCTCCCCGAGCGCAGGTATGTCGACAGTGTGCGCGTCTTGCGCCGCGTCAGCAGAGACGGATACATCTCCGTCGATCACGTGGAATACTCGGTCCCGCCCTCCTACCTCGGCCGGGAGGTGTGGGTGACGCAACCCAGGGGGGCATATGTCGAGATGTACGGCCCAGACGGCACCTTCTTGTGTCGGCACGTCAAATCGAGAGACACCGGCTCGATCCACACGCTGCCCGAACACCAGGCGCCTCACCGGGAGCGTGTCTCGGTTCGTCAGCGATTCTGCGAGGTGTTTCCCAGCGGTGCGGCATTCTACCAAGGGCTCACCCGTCGGTATGCCCACAACGCTCGGTACCATGCCGCCCGCATCCTGGACATGCGCAGCACCTATAGCGACGAGTCTATTGAAATGGCCCTGAAGGAGGCCTTGGCTTACGGAGCCACGGACGAGAAGGTCGTGTTGAAACTGCTGGCCAACTACCCGACAAAACCGGCCGCCTCTTCGAGAAACGTCGAGGTCCA
- a CDS encoding Glu/Leu/Phe/Val family dehydrogenase, which translates to MEIQQTQDWIRTALSRLGYGEAIVEQLIEPQLCLAVQIPVTMDSGAVRIFSAYRVQHHMAVGPTQGGVRLHPEIGLEDVKAEAAIMTVKCGLAAVPFGGAKGGIVCDPRELSFRELERLARGYVRAVSQTVGQAKDILSADGFTNSRVMAWMADEYSRLRESDARAVITGKPEVLGGISDREKLLYQSVMILIQEAVRDSGRSMSGLRVILRGFGELGAYLAGEIHRSGGVVVGLSDRYGALYQEEGLDVETLLDRRDSFGTVTRLFRTRMGHDEILNHPHDLFIGATVAPSLGEEGARALGGRLVFEAVPGAVDPGAYPILRQKGILTIPGVLSSLGPVILSYYEWVQNREGYRFAPDHLIMLLQERMIDSYHRLKESLPEASGDPRLATFMVGLKPTAEAIRIRGLL; encoded by the coding sequence ATGGAGATACAACAGACACAAGATTGGATTCGGACGGCTCTCAGCCGTTTGGGGTACGGAGAGGCTATCGTTGAGCAATTGATTGAGCCGCAGCTCTGCCTGGCGGTACAGATTCCGGTCACCATGGACAGCGGCGCCGTGCGCATCTTTTCCGCTTATCGGGTGCAGCACCACATGGCGGTGGGTCCCACCCAAGGCGGAGTTCGACTGCATCCCGAGATCGGTCTCGAAGACGTGAAGGCGGAAGCCGCGATCATGACGGTGAAGTGCGGACTCGCCGCAGTTCCTTTTGGCGGCGCGAAGGGTGGGATTGTCTGTGATCCCCGGGAGTTGTCCTTCCGAGAACTGGAACGGTTAGCCCGGGGATATGTCCGGGCCGTCAGCCAGACGGTGGGACAAGCGAAAGACATCCTCTCCGCAGATGGCTTTACCAATTCCCGGGTGATGGCCTGGATGGCCGATGAGTATAGCCGTCTGCGGGAGTCAGACGCCCGGGCGGTGATCACCGGGAAACCGGAAGTTCTCGGTGGCATCTCTGACCGGGAGAAGCTGTTATATCAAAGTGTCATGATCTTGATCCAGGAGGCGGTGCGGGATTCGGGTCGATCCATGTCGGGTCTGAGGGTGATCCTTCGGGGGTTCGGGGAACTCGGCGCATACCTGGCCGGGGAGATTCACCGAAGCGGTGGCGTGGTTGTCGGCCTGTCGGACAGATATGGTGCGCTGTACCAGGAGGAGGGCCTGGATGTCGAAACGCTGTTGGACCGCAGGGATTCTTTCGGCACCGTGACCCGGCTTTTTCGCACGCGAATGGGTCACGACGAGATTTTAAACCATCCCCACGACCTGTTTATCGGCGCCACTGTCGCCCCTTCCCTGGGGGAAGAGGGGGCAAGGGCCCTGGGCGGTCGATTGGTGTTTGAGGCTGTGCCCGGAGCGGTGGATCCTGGGGCGTATCCCATCCTGCGTCAAAAGGGGATTTTGACGATCCCGGGAGTTCTCAGTTCCCTCGGCCCGGTCATTTTGTCCTATTACGAGTGGGTGCAAAACCGGGAGGGATACCGCTTTGCTCCGGATCACCTGATTATGCTCCTACAAGAGCGCATGATCGACTCTTACCATCGCCTAAAGGAGTCCCTTCCGGAGGCGAGCGGAGATCCTCGCTTGGCCACCTTCATGGTGGGCCTCAAGCCAACGGCCGAAGCGATTCGCATCCGGGGTTTACTCTAA
- the comA gene encoding phosphosulfolactate synthase, translating into MTPWIDIVRDPLPGRRGKPRTSGLTMVIDTGLAPGTVRDIVESAGDWIDYWKFGFGTSALYSLDVLRSKMDVLSTSGIVPYPGGTLFEIALHQGHADRLLEKARELGFKCIEISDGTIEMDAPIRRKWIREAKRRGFLVLTETGKKRAGLTMSVEQYATQLAEDLACGADYAILEGRESGRNVGFYRSDGSILEEEIGRLMERLPSPDRVIWEAPQKSQQEFFLRKLGVNVNLGNIPATEVIALEALRRGLRSDTLRLVLEPDGRSHSPLMAGIQF; encoded by the coding sequence ATGACACCGTGGATCGACATTGTAAGGGATCCGCTGCCAGGACGACGGGGCAAACCCAGGACCTCCGGCTTGACGATGGTGATCGACACGGGGCTGGCGCCGGGCACAGTCCGGGATATTGTGGAATCGGCGGGCGACTGGATCGATTATTGGAAGTTCGGATTCGGGACATCCGCCCTTTACTCGTTGGATGTGTTACGCTCAAAAATGGATGTTCTTTCCACCAGCGGCATCGTTCCTTATCCCGGGGGAACTCTTTTTGAAATCGCGCTCCACCAGGGACACGCAGACCGGTTGTTAGAGAAAGCCCGGGAACTTGGTTTTAAATGTATTGAAATTTCCGACGGTACCATCGAAATGGATGCTCCCATCCGGCGCAAGTGGATTCGGGAAGCGAAACGCCGGGGTTTTTTGGTTTTGACGGAAACCGGAAAGAAGCGAGCGGGATTGACGATGAGCGTCGAACAGTATGCCACCCAACTGGCGGAAGACTTGGCATGCGGTGCGGATTACGCCATCTTGGAAGGCCGGGAATCCGGTCGCAATGTCGGGTTCTATCGTTCGGACGGCAGTATCCTGGAAGAAGAGATCGGCCGCCTGATGGAGCGTCTTCCTTCCCCAGACCGGGTGATCTGGGAGGCACCGCAGAAATCACAACAGGAATTTTTTCTCCGCAAGCTCGGGGTCAATGTCAACCTCGGGAACATACCTGCCACTGAGGTGATTGCCCTGGAGGCCCTGCGCCGGGGCTTGCGCAGTGACACTCTTCGCCTGGTGTTGGAGCCGGACGGACGCTCGCACAGTCCCCTCATGGCTGGGATTCAGTTCTAA
- a CDS encoding phage/plasmid primase, P4 family gives MTPMVEYVIQYANRGWHVFPVYGIDDSGRCTCGREECSSAGKHPITKHGVKDATTDIDTIRQWWERWPDANVGLATGETSGIVVIDIDPDKGGNESFEDLVSRYGTLPDTVEAITGSGGRHIYFAYPIGVDIRSKIGVLPGIDVRANGGYAVAPPSRHKSGRRYEWELSAHPDETPIAPMPQWLIDVITNGQKRQAAPVSLVKRIDEPIPEGQRNDYLFRLASSLRSQGLEFEDILEALRDENKRRCDPPLDDSELMTIAKSACRYPAGTVRVLEPALRYFDGKTFIPARLAQDILDVQPFINFNGRLYAYKDGVYRPDGEDVAQRLALDYLGERYRAHYLDEITRYIKIRSKVNPDDVNRLDNYINVKNGLLDWTTGELHPHTPERLSTIQIPVEFDPNAKGERIREFFQAVLPADAIPFIEEWFGYMLLPTVKFKKALIFTGKGNNGKSVMIRLMEHFVGQSNCSHVSLHALETNRFQLAELDGKLLNSFADLPSKVVPSSNLFKCITGDDQVQVERKFGDPFTLKPTSKLVFSANTIPTNLESDDAYHDRWIVVRFPNQFPAGKADPNLTQKLTTPEELSGLLNMALEGLKRLMTNGRFTIGESMQEALDEFKRSSDNVSAFLYDMCVIEPTETVGKDLLYSTYAEWCADSNLKPLGKIRFNKRLQDLIPGLYEKRIKSNSRSWVGVGLAKDQDDDPTAVF, from the coding sequence ATGACGCCGATGGTAGAATATGTCATTCAATACGCTAATCGAGGTTGGCACGTATTTCCTGTCTATGGTATTGACGATTCTGGACGTTGCACATGCGGACGTGAAGAGTGTTCAAGCGCTGGTAAGCATCCGATAACAAAACATGGCGTAAAGGACGCCACAACCGACATTGATACCATTCGCCAATGGTGGGAACGTTGGCCGGACGCCAATGTAGGCTTAGCGACTGGTGAAACGTCTGGAATCGTCGTTATCGACATTGATCCCGATAAAGGAGGAAATGAAAGCTTTGAGGACTTGGTTTCACGATATGGGACGTTGCCTGATACGGTCGAGGCGATTACTGGCAGTGGTGGGCGTCATATATACTTTGCATATCCTATTGGTGTTGACATTCGCAGTAAAATAGGCGTTTTACCAGGGATTGACGTTCGAGCCAATGGAGGATATGCAGTAGCGCCACCGTCTAGGCATAAGTCTGGACGACGCTACGAATGGGAGTTATCGGCGCATCCCGACGAAACGCCAATAGCTCCAATGCCTCAATGGCTGATTGACGTCATAACGAACGGCCAAAAACGTCAAGCCGCGCCTGTCTCGCTGGTCAAACGTATTGATGAGCCTATTCCAGAGGGGCAGCGAAATGATTATCTATTTCGTTTAGCATCGTCTTTAAGATCGCAGGGACTAGAGTTTGAGGACATTCTGGAAGCGCTCAGGGATGAGAATAAACGACGGTGTGATCCTCCGCTGGACGATTCGGAGTTAATGACGATAGCAAAAAGCGCTTGTCGTTATCCAGCTGGAACAGTCCGAGTGCTTGAGCCTGCGCTTAGATACTTCGACGGAAAAACGTTCATCCCGGCGCGGTTGGCGCAGGACATTTTAGACGTTCAACCGTTCATTAACTTCAACGGACGATTGTACGCCTACAAAGACGGGGTTTATCGTCCTGATGGTGAAGACGTTGCCCAGCGTTTGGCGTTGGACTACTTGGGGGAACGTTATCGAGCGCACTATTTGGACGAAATCACCAGATATATAAAGATTAGGAGCAAAGTTAATCCTGACGACGTGAACCGTCTGGACAACTATATCAACGTCAAGAATGGTTTACTTGACTGGACGACGGGAGAGCTACACCCACACACTCCCGAACGTCTTTCGACGATTCAAATACCTGTGGAGTTTGATCCAAACGCGAAGGGAGAGCGGATAAGGGAGTTTTTCCAAGCTGTCTTGCCTGCTGACGCTATTCCATTCATTGAGGAATGGTTTGGCTACATGCTTTTACCAACAGTGAAATTTAAAAAGGCGCTCATATTCACTGGTAAGGGAAATAATGGTAAGTCCGTCATGATTCGTCTAATGGAACACTTCGTCGGGCAAAGTAACTGTTCCCACGTCAGTCTACATGCGCTTGAAACGAACAGGTTCCAGCTTGCGGAGTTAGACGGAAAGCTGTTGAATTCATTCGCAGACTTGCCCAGCAAAGTTGTACCATCGTCGAACCTGTTCAAGTGTATAACGGGAGATGATCAAGTCCAAGTTGAACGTAAGTTTGGTGATCCTTTCACGCTTAAACCAACGTCGAAATTAGTGTTTAGCGCAAATACCATTCCAACGAATCTAGAAAGCGACGACGCCTATCATGATCGCTGGATTGTGGTACGATTCCCGAACCAATTCCCTGCCGGTAAAGCCGATCCGAATTTGACGCAAAAGTTAACGACTCCTGAAGAGCTTTCAGGACTTTTGAACATGGCGTTGGAAGGGTTGAAGCGCCTCATGACCAACGGACGTTTTACCATTGGTGAGAGTATGCAAGAGGCGTTGGACGAGTTCAAACGAAGCTCGGATAACGTAAGCGCTTTCCTTTACGATATGTGCGTTATAGAACCAACTGAAACGGTCGGAAAAGACTTACTCTATTCTACGTATGCGGAGTGGTGCGCTGATTCTAACTTAAAACCATTAGGAAAAATTAGATTTAACAAACGTCTCCAAGACTTGATTCCCGGATTGTATGAGAAACGTATCAAAAGTAATTCCAGAAGCTGGGTTGGCGTCGGATTAGCGAAGGATCAAGACGACGATCCAACAGCTGTGTTTTAA